A single region of the Brachypodium distachyon strain Bd21 chromosome 3, Brachypodium_distachyon_v3.0, whole genome shotgun sequence genome encodes:
- the LOC100827487 gene encoding transcription repressor OFP8 — MKATILRRRGGLRLKSKAAGGRGFMCGCGGSKAVSVISDGSSDNQHLSPMATPPTTNSSTATTASTATTTTATKSKTAASTLSTAAAAPSSSFSPSSSTDDASASSTPSVAALLRQLGELEQTVRSLTLHQGAGPGGRPRHRRSASEGRVEAESVAVVKESADPLADFRRSMLQMIVEKEIVGGDELRGLLHCFLSLNSPCHHHLILRAFAEIWEELFSGAGHQLQRRRTTDFLLADDRKKKNKAKHAQPTIYTGR; from the coding sequence ATGAAGGCGACGAtactgcgccgccgcggcgggctGCGCCTCAAGAGCAAGGCCGCCGGGGGCCGCGGCTTCAtgtgcggctgcggcggctccAAGGCCGTCTCCGTCATCTCCGACGGCTCCTCCGACAACCAGCACTTGTCCCCCATGGCCACCCCGCCCACCACCAACTCCTCGACCGCCACCACCGCATCCACGGCCACCACGACGACGGCCACGAAGAGCaagacggcggcgtcgacgctctccacggccgccgcggcgccctcATCCTCgttctccccctcctcctccacggacgacgccAGCGCGTCGAGCACGCCGAgcgtggcggcgctgctgcggcAGCTCGGCGAGCTCGAGCAAACCGTCCGCTCCCTCACCCTGCATCAGGGCGCCGGCCCCGGCGGGCGGCCCCGGCACAGGCGGAGCGCGAGCGAGGGGAGGGTGGAGGCGGAGAGCGTGGCGGTGGTGAAGGAGTCGGCGGACCCGCTGGCGGACTTCCGGCGGTCGATGCTGCAGATGATCGTGGAGAAGGAGATCGTGGGCGGCGACGAGCTGCGGGGCCTCCTCCACTGCTTCCTCTCCCTCAACTCGCCgtgccaccaccacctcatCCTCAGGGCGTTCGCCGAGATCTGGGAGGagctcttctccggcgccggccaccagctgcagcggcggcgcaccACGgacttcctcctcgccgacgaccgcaagaagaagaacaaggccAAGCACGCACAGCCCACGATCTACACCGGCCgttga
- the LOC100827173 gene encoding heavy metal-associated isoprenylated plant protein 39, whose product MSKKIVVKLELHDNKDKQKALKAVSALVGIDALSMDMAARKMTVVGMVNPVEVVSKLRKAWAASIDSVGPAKEPEKEGEDKKDGDGEKKPAPMTAEQQQQLVAELMNQYRSAYYNPYMNTHYVVQSMEENPNSCTIC is encoded by the exons ATGTCGAAG AAAATCGTGGTGAAGCTGGAGTTGCACGACAACAAGGACAAGCAGAAGGCCTTGAAGGCCGTGTCGGCGCTCGTCG GCATCGACGCGCTGTCCATGGACATGGCGGCTCGAAAGATGACGGTGGTGGGCATGGTGAATCCGGTGGAGGTGGTGAGCAAGCTGCGCAAGGCGTGGGCGGCGTCCATCGACTCCGTCGGCCCGGCCAAGGAGCCCGAGAAGGAAGGCGAGGACAAGAAGGACGGCGACGGTGAGAAGAAGCCTGCGCCGATGacggcggagcagcagcagcagctcgtgGCCGAGCTCATGAACCAGTACAGATCGGCTTATTACAATCCGTACATGAACACCCACTACGTCGTGCAGAGCATGGAGGAGAACCCCAACTCCTGCACCATCTGCTAA
- the LOC100827791 gene encoding probable serine/threonine-protein kinase At1g01540 — translation MHAPIDRPNPQASTHTARRPRAAEAAMASPPPSRKLSPPASRPRPVAKSPPRRLSHPPPHPRPRPPPQRQHLHGQQHKQQGRATTSSAWSVGSMSARLSQRTPVLGLRAWVLVAAGGAAVALAVLLLAVCLCRCRRRRRRCPRVAPSLHHTSARSLKHRARQAMAEEHAAADVEEPPVRWHPASPPPPFQPPFQPPIEVIKAEQEAPLIAVESARTSGETASSSGGGSAREWSTDSGGCGGDDAEPEAARRGWGRRYTRRELEEATDGLAAYNVLGEGGYGVVYKGVLRDSTAVAIKNLHNNRGQAEKDFRVEVATIGRVRHKNLVSLLGYCSEGACRMLVYEYMENSNLDKWLHHDDSEVSQLNWDTRMHILLGTAKGLAYLHEGLEPKIVHRDVKSSNILLDGQWNARVSDFGLAKLLCSERSYVTTRVMGTFGYVAPEYARTGMLNERSDVYSFGVLVMEMITGRTPIDYTRPTAEVNLVEWLKRMVAERRVEEVVDPKLPEPWPPSKVLKRAVLAALRCVDPDGGQRPTMGHVVHMLEDDIRFRDELQLARDLSPHASSSGSYEREE, via the exons atgcatgcgccaATAGATCGACCAAACCCACAAGCCTCCACTCACACGGCTCGGCGTCCGCGggcagcagaagcagccaTGGCCTCCCCGCCGCCATCCAGGAAGTTGTCGCCGCCCGCCTCACGGCCGCGGCCCGTGGCCAAAAGCCCCCCTCGCCGCCTCTCCCATCCCCCGCCTCAtccacggccacggccgccgccgcagcgccaGCACCTCCACGGGCAGCAGCACAAGCAGCAGGGACGCGCGACGACGTCCTCCGCGTGGAGCGTCGGGTCCATGAGCGCCCGGCTCTCGCAGCGCACCCCCGTGCTCGGCCTCCGCGCCTGGGTCCTCGTTGCCGCGGGAGGCGCCGCGGTCgccctcgccgtcctcctgCTCGCCGTCTGcctctgccgctgccgccggcgccggcgccggtgccccCGCGTCGCCCCTAGCCTGCACCACACCAGCGCGAGGTCTCTCAAGCACCGCGCGCGCCAGGCCATGGCGGAAGAacatgccgccgccgacgtcgagGAGCCGCCCGTTCGCTGGCACCCagcgtcgccgcctccgccgttcCAGCCACCGTTCCAGCCTCCGATAGAGGTCATCAAGGCGGAGCAGGAGGCGCCGCTGATTGCGGTGGAGTCCGCGAGGACCAGCGGCGAGACGGCGAGTAGCAGCGGAGGCGGGAGCGCACGCGAGTGGAGCACCGACAGCGGCGGCTgtggcggcgacgacgcggagcccgaggcggcgcggcgcggatGGGGCCGGCGGTACACGCGCcgggagctggaggaggccaCCGACGGGCTCGCCGCCTACAACGTGCTCGGGGAGGGCGGTTACGGGGTGGTCTACAAGGGCGTGCTCCGGGACtccaccgccgtcgccattAAGAATCTGCACAACAACAG GGGCCAGGCCGAGAAAGATTTCCGGGTGGAGGTCGCGACGATCGGGCGAGTTCGGCACAAGAATCTCGTCAGCTTGCTTGGCTACTGCAGCGAGGGAGCCTGCAG GATGCTTGTTTATGAGTACATGGAGAACAGTAACCTGGATAAGTGGCTGCATCATGACGACAGCGAAGTTAGCCAGCTGAACTGGGATACAAGGATGCACATACTTCTCGGAACAGCTAAAGG GTTGGCCTACCTTCACGAAGGGCTGGAGCCTAAGATCGTGCACCGCGACGTCAAGTCCAGCAACATCCTCCTGGACGGGCAGTGGAACGCCAGGGTCTCGGACTTCGGGCTCGCCAAGCTCCTCTGCTCCGAGAGGTCCTACGTCACCACCCGCGTCATGGGGACCTTCGG GTACGTGGCGCCCGAGTACGCGAGGACCGGGATGCTGAACGAGCGGagcgacgtgtacagcttcgggGTGCTGGTCATGGAGATGATCACCGGGAGGACCCCGATAGACTACACGAGGCCGACCGCGGAGGTGAACCTGGTGGAGTGGCTGAAGCGGATGGTGGCGGAGAGGAgggtggaggaggtggtggacccGAAGCTGCCGGAGCCGTGGCCGCCGTCCAAGGTGCTCAAGCGCGCCGTCCTGGCCGCGCTCCGGTGCGTCGACCCCGACGGCGGCCAGCGGCCCACCATGGGCCACGTCGTGCACATGCTCGAAGACGACATCAGATTCAGAGAC GAGCTCCAACTTGCGAGGGATCTGTCGCCTCACGCGTCGTCGTCGGGCAGCTACGAGCGCGAGGAGTGA
- the LOC100846017 gene encoding uncharacterized protein PAM68-like: MAALLHQAALQPPHPTANPYHPWTTHGSAAATSILSPPTSRRRQAPARRLHAAGDSASTDAPASSKEKTSRKEKQRQQQRLREREEQQQKMLKAAFAETAGEGNGKDGDGEDDDDDELPQAVFDRILRRILFTVGVPMATGVALLSVYDALKRGRGVEVPQWVPLLTTLVAFGTSALGIAYGTLSASWDPDKEGSLLGIDEARTNWPELWKEEIEKEEKK, translated from the coding sequence ATGGCCGCCTTACTCCACCAAGCGGCTCTCCAGCCACCCCATCCCACCGCAAACCCCTATCACCCATGGACGACGCACGGCTCCGCAGCCGCCACGTCCATCCTCTCGCCACCGACCTCCAGACGACGGCAAGCCCCAGCCCGGCGGCTACACGCAGCCGGCGACAGCGCGAGCACGGACGCGCCGGCCAGCTCCAAGGAGAAGACGAGCCGCAAGGagaagcagcggcagcagcagcgtctgcgggagcgggaggagcagcagcagaagatgCTGAAGGCCGCGTTCGCGGAGACGGCCGGCGAGGGGAATGGCaaagacggcgacggcgaagacgatgacgacgacgagctgCCGCAGGCGGTGTTCGACCGCATCCTGCGGCGGATCCTGTTCACGGTGGGCGTGCCCATGGCGACAGGCGTGGCGCTGCTCAGCGTGTACGATGCGCTCAAGCGCGGGCGAGGGGTGGAGGTGCCGCAGTGGGTGCCGCTGCTCACGACCCTCGTCGCCTTCGGCACGTCGGCGCTCGGGATCGCCTACGGGACGCTTTCCGCGAGCTGGGACCCCGACAAGGAAGGCTCCCTGCTCGGCATCGACGAGGCCCGGACCAACTGGCCGGAGCTGTGGAAGGAAGAGAtcgagaaggaggagaagaaataA
- the LOC100845711 gene encoding C-terminal binding protein AN, which produces MLRGPAHPMPATAVAAAAGGQPLVVTLNCLEDPSVERDALAGGAAVEHVPLSTLSSGHVEAAAAVLLTSLAFLPRAAQRRLRPWQLLLCLGSPDRAADAAAAAELGLRLVHVDANRADEVADTVMALFLGLLRRTHLLSGHASSSTPSAGWLGSVQPLCRGMRRCRGLVLGIVGVNAAARCLASRSLAFSMSVLYFDPLYQASGKTKRPSIVLPSDARRMDTLNDLLAASDLVSLHCALTSDTTNILSAERLQHIKPGAFIVNTSSCQLIDDCALKQLLLDGTIAGCALDGAEGPQWMEAWVHEMPNVLILPRSADYSEEVWMEIREKAIEILQALFFEGIPPTNAIYDGDEEISEVGCEDANEQSSQVFDGQQQTDESQLTPECDKRRAISQPEEPEPSGQSQNIGSRSEGRRSRSGKKGKKRPARRRSEQKMDELSTVESGSNYSSRRDDDTAMSGRDQALSSSSRFASPEDSKNKHKSSTESPMEIISENKLPVGLGSKLPEKLKDGFVVALRTKDNSGFHVSRERVAGGGWHLDVVSNATKRDPGAQFLVTFRNKDTMGLQSFVAGGRLLQVNKKMDLIFASHAFDVWESWTLEGSLLECCKLVNRRNPLAVLEVYIEILAAVSEEDGVTRWLD; this is translated from the exons ATGTTGCGCGGCCCGGCCCATCCCATGCCGGCGACCGCCgtagccgcggccgccggcgggcaGCCGCTGGTGGTGACGCTCAACTGCCTCGAGGACCCGTCGGTGGAGCGGGACGCGCTGGCCGGCGGGGCGGCCGTGGAGCACGTGCCGCTCTCCACGCTCTCCTCGGGGCACGTcgaggccgcggccgccgtgctcctTACCTCGCTCGCCTTCCTCCCGCGCGCCGCGCAGCGTCGCCTCCGGCCCTGGCAGCTACTGCTCTGCCTGGGATCCCCCGACCgcgccgcggacgccgccgccgcggccgagctcggcctccgccTCGTCCACGTCGACGCCAACCGCGCCGATGAGGTCGCCGACACCGTCATGGCGCTCTTCCtcggcctgctccgccgcaCCCACCTGCTGTCCGGACACGCGTCCTCCTCCACACCGTCCGCCGGCTGGCTCGGCTCAGTCCAGCCGCTGTGCCGCGGCATGCGGCGCTGCCGGGGGCTCGTGCTTGGCATCGTCGGCGTCAACGCCGCTGCGCGGTGCCTCGCCTCCCGCAGCCTCGCCTTCAGCATGAGCGTGCTCTACTTCGATCCGCTCTACCAG GCTTCTGGCAAAACAAAGCGGCCTTCTATTGTACTTCCTTCTGATGCCAGAAGAATGGATACTCTCAATGATTTATTGGCAGCAAGTGACCTTGTTTCACTCCATTGTGCGTTAACAAGTGATACAACAAACATACTTAGCGCTGAGCGCCTGCAGCACATAAAACCTG GGGCTTTTATAGTCAATACGAGTAGCTGCCAGCTGATAGATGACTGTGCACTGAAACAGCTTTTGCTTGATGGCACTATAGCTGGATGTGCATTGGATGGTGCTGAAGGTCCCCAATGGATGGAAGCATGG GTACACGAAATGCCAAATGTATTAATTCTTCCTCGAAGTGCTGACTACAGTGAAGAGGTGTGGATGGAAATCAGAGAGAAAGCAATCGAGATCTTACAAGCCTTATTCTTTGAGGGCATTCCTCCAACCAATGCTATTTATGATGGAGATGAAGAAATAAGTGAAGTTGGATGTGAAGATGCAAATGAGCAGTCTTCTCAGGTCTTTGATGGTCAACAGCAGACAGATGAAAGCCAGTTAACTCCAGAATGTGACAAGAGAAGAGCAATCTCGCAGCCTGAAGAGCCTGAACCTTCAGGGCAATCTCAAAATATTGGCTCCAGGTCAGAAGGAAGGCGCAGTCGATCTggaaagaaagggaaaaagagaCCTGCTCGCCGCAGATCAGAACAGAAAATGGACGAATTGTCAACTGTGGAGAGTGGAAGTAATTATTCCTCACGTAGAGATGATGATACTGCAATGAGTGGCAGGGATCAAGCGTTAAGTTCCAGTTCACGATTTGCTTCCCCCGAGGACTCCAAAAATAAGCACAAGTCTTCTACAGAATCTCCAATGGAAataatttctgaaaataaGTTGCCTGTGGGGCTTGGTAGCAAGCTTCCTGAGAAGCTGAAAGATGGCTTTGTTGTTGCACTAAGGACAAAAGATAATTCAGGGTTTCATGTTTCAAGAGAAAGGGTTGCTGGTGGTGGCTGGCATCTTGATGTTGTGTCAAATGCTACAAAGAGGGATCCTGGTGCTCAGTTCCTGGTCACTTTTAGAAACAAG GATACTATGGGATTGCAATCTTTTGTTGCTGGGGGCAGACTACTGCAG GTTAATAAGAAGATGGATCTCATTTTTGCCAGTCATGCTTTTGATGTTTGGGAGAGCTGGACCCTAGAAGGGTCCTTACTGGAGTGCTGCAAGCTGGTCAACCGCAGAAATCCTTTG GCTGTACTGGAGGTCTACATTGAGATCCTCGCAGCTGTGAGTGAAGAAGATGGCGTCACCAGGTGGCTGGATTGA